A single region of the Hoeflea prorocentri genome encodes:
- a CDS encoding NAD(P)H-dependent flavin oxidoreductase: protein MEQNPIARAEAFCADYSLQVPILMAPMAGACPTSLAIAVAEGGGMGACGALLMEPDAIADWASQMRAGSNGAFQFNLWIPDPAPKRDPVHENAVRAFLARWGPEVPATAGEPSLVNFSKQCDALLDAGPAVISSIMGLYPDDFVVRMKERNIKWFATVTTVQEAIAAEEAGADVIVAQGMEAGGHRGAFDADEAGTALVGLFSLLPAIVDTVKVPVVATGGIADARGVSAALLLGASAVQIGTGLLRTTEASIAPAWADAIGVSRPEDTVATRAFSGRLGRSVKTAYVEAAGSDGAPDPAPYPVQRGLTQKMRSEAAKSNSIETMQAWAGQSAMLAKEGSAAELVAGLWKDAKKRLSPQ, encoded by the coding sequence ATGGAACAAAATCCCATTGCCCGTGCTGAAGCCTTCTGTGCCGACTATTCGCTTCAAGTTCCAATCCTCATGGCGCCCATGGCCGGCGCTTGCCCGACATCGCTCGCGATTGCCGTTGCGGAGGGCGGCGGCATGGGCGCATGCGGCGCACTTTTGATGGAGCCGGACGCGATTGCCGATTGGGCGTCGCAGATGCGGGCCGGTTCAAATGGCGCTTTCCAGTTCAACCTTTGGATACCGGACCCGGCACCGAAGCGTGATCCTGTCCATGAGAATGCCGTCCGCGCATTCCTGGCCCGATGGGGCCCTGAGGTGCCGGCCACTGCTGGGGAACCTTCGCTGGTGAATTTTTCAAAGCAGTGCGATGCGTTGTTGGACGCCGGGCCCGCGGTGATTTCGTCCATCATGGGCCTGTACCCCGATGACTTTGTCGTTCGGATGAAAGAGCGCAACATCAAATGGTTTGCCACAGTCACCACGGTACAAGAAGCAATTGCGGCGGAAGAAGCCGGCGCTGACGTCATCGTCGCACAGGGCATGGAAGCCGGAGGCCATCGCGGCGCCTTTGATGCTGACGAAGCGGGAACGGCTTTGGTGGGCCTGTTCTCGCTGCTTCCGGCAATCGTCGACACCGTTAAGGTCCCGGTGGTTGCGACGGGTGGAATCGCAGATGCGCGCGGTGTGTCCGCGGCATTGTTGTTGGGAGCGTCGGCGGTGCAGATCGGAACCGGTTTGTTGAGGACGACCGAAGCCAGTATTGCCCCGGCCTGGGCGGATGCCATCGGCGTTTCGCGGCCGGAAGACACCGTGGCCACGCGGGCGTTTTCCGGTCGTCTGGGCCGCAGCGTCAAAACCGCTTACGTCGAGGCTGCCGGATCTGACGGCGCACCGGACCCTGCTCCCTATCCCGTTCAGCGCGGCCTTACCCAGAAAATGCGCAGTGAAGCCGCGAAATCCAACTCCATAGAGACGATGCAGGCGTGGGCGGGACAATCGGCAATGCTGGCCAAAGAAGGTTCTGCCGCGGAACTTGTTGCAGGCCTTTGGAAGGACGCCAAAAAACGCCTGTCGCCGCAATAG
- the aceA gene encoding isocitrate lyase, whose amino-acid sequence MTDFYNLVPGAPEGRFDGIDRPYSAEDVQKLRGSVQIKHSLAEMGANRLWQLIHNDDFVNALGALSGNQAMQMVRAGLKAIYLSGWQVAADANTASAMYPDQSLYPANAGPELAKRINKTLQRADQIETAEGNGLSVDTWFAPIVADAEAGFGGPLNSFELMKAYIEAGAAGVHYEDQLASEKKCGHLGGKVLIPTAAHIRNLNAARLAADVMGTPTLVIARTDAEAAKLLTSDVDERDQPFVDYEAGRTAEGFYRVKNGLEPCIARAIAYAPYSDLIWCETSKPDLDQAKRFAEAVRKVHPDQLLAYNCSPSFNWKQNLDDATIAKFQRELGAMGYKFQFITLAGFHQLNHGMFELARGYKDRQMAAYSELQEAEFASETNGYTATKHQREVGTGYFDAVSMAITGGQSSTTAMGESTETAQFKPAAE is encoded by the coding sequence ATGACTGATTTTTACAACCTTGTTCCCGGCGCACCGGAAGGCCGCTTTGACGGGATTGACCGTCCGTATTCGGCGGAAGATGTTCAGAAACTGCGCGGTTCTGTACAGATCAAGCATTCGCTGGCCGAAATGGGCGCCAATCGCCTCTGGCAGCTCATTCACAACGATGATTTCGTCAACGCACTGGGAGCGCTTTCCGGCAACCAGGCCATGCAGATGGTCCGCGCCGGCCTGAAGGCCATTTACCTCTCCGGCTGGCAGGTTGCAGCCGATGCCAATACGGCGTCCGCAATGTATCCGGATCAGTCGCTTTATCCGGCCAATGCGGGCCCCGAACTGGCCAAGCGCATCAACAAGACCCTGCAGCGCGCCGACCAGATCGAAACGGCAGAGGGCAATGGCCTTTCCGTCGACACATGGTTCGCCCCGATCGTCGCCGACGCGGAAGCCGGTTTTGGCGGTCCGCTCAACTCCTTCGAGCTGATGAAGGCCTATATCGAGGCCGGCGCAGCAGGCGTTCATTATGAAGACCAGCTTGCTTCTGAAAAGAAATGCGGCCATCTCGGCGGCAAGGTCCTGATCCCCACGGCCGCACATATCCGCAACCTCAACGCGGCACGCCTTGCAGCCGACGTCATGGGTACGCCGACCCTCGTCATCGCCCGCACGGATGCCGAGGCTGCAAAGCTGCTGACCTCAGACGTCGACGAGCGCGATCAGCCATTCGTCGATTACGAAGCAGGCCGCACGGCGGAAGGCTTTTACCGGGTCAAGAACGGTCTTGAGCCGTGCATTGCCCGCGCGATTGCCTATGCACCCTATTCCGACCTGATCTGGTGCGAGACGTCCAAGCCGGATCTTGATCAGGCCAAGCGTTTTGCCGAAGCCGTTCGCAAGGTCCATCCCGACCAGCTTCTTGCCTATAACTGCTCGCCTTCGTTCAACTGGAAGCAGAACCTGGACGATGCGACCATTGCCAAGTTCCAGCGCGAACTCGGCGCCATGGGCTACAAGTTCCAGTTCATCACGCTGGCCGGTTTCCACCAGCTCAACCACGGCATGTTCGAGCTTGCCCGCGGCTACAAGGACCGGCAGATGGCCGCCTATTCAGAGCTGCAGGAAGCCGAATTTGCCAGCGAGACAAACGGCTACACCGCAACGAAGCACCAGCGGGAAGTCGGCACGGGCTACTTCGATGCCGTATCCATGGCCATTACCGGCGGACAGTCGTCGACAACGGCCATGGGCGAATCGACCGAGACCGCCCAGTTCAAACCGGCCGCCGAATAG
- a CDS encoding helix-turn-helix domain-containing protein, translated as MAEQKIFAGPRLRRIRNQHGLTQTAMAEELGISPSYLNLIERNQRPLTVQLLLKLTSVYKIDLEELQGETTGTMSALKEVFSDPLLAEALPGDQELIEVADAAPNAAAGVVKLYRAYKEAQSRLSGLSELLAREGHTPTVSGTRLPVDEVREVFERRPNHIAAIEEAAEELHTHIKPVEDLSNALRSWLAREHGVVVRLLPVHTMPNWRRRFDRHSMRLFLSERLSPFDQLREIAVEVAQLAFGDQISAELEQLDFASDEARRLGRFEIARYAAHAIMMPYGAFQAAAMRARYDLDVLRSRFHVSFEQVANRVTMLQRPGTSGVPFFMLEVDNAGNRFRRAGARGFPQSRFGGGCPKLNIHAAFTQPGQILVDAVEMPDGAEFLTIARTLEGPQGAFNERVRRTAVLVGCDIGFRDEIIYGDTVKGSAIKPTQIGPACRLCERQGCLARAEPPLTRPSGLDEMVTGLSAFDFQ; from the coding sequence ATGGCGGAACAAAAGATCTTTGCCGGGCCGCGCCTGCGCCGAATCCGAAATCAGCACGGTCTGACGCAGACGGCCATGGCCGAAGAACTGGGCATTTCACCCTCTTACCTCAACCTGATTGAACGCAATCAGCGGCCGCTGACGGTTCAACTCCTTCTCAAGCTGACATCTGTCTACAAGATCGATCTGGAAGAGCTGCAGGGCGAGACGACAGGCACGATGAGCGCCCTGAAGGAGGTCTTCTCCGATCCGCTTCTCGCGGAGGCGCTTCCCGGCGACCAGGAACTGATCGAAGTCGCCGACGCCGCTCCGAACGCAGCGGCCGGCGTCGTCAAGCTCTACCGCGCCTATAAGGAGGCGCAATCGCGTCTTTCCGGTCTTTCGGAACTTCTGGCGCGGGAAGGCCATACACCCACGGTTTCGGGAACCAGGCTTCCGGTTGACGAGGTGCGCGAGGTGTTCGAACGCCGGCCCAATCACATCGCCGCAATCGAAGAGGCTGCCGAGGAACTCCATACACACATCAAGCCGGTCGAGGATTTGAGCAATGCGTTGCGGTCCTGGCTGGCGCGTGAGCACGGTGTTGTCGTGCGGCTCCTGCCCGTTCACACAATGCCGAACTGGCGGCGCCGGTTCGACCGCCACTCCATGAGGCTTTTTCTGTCCGAGCGGTTGTCGCCTTTCGATCAGTTGCGGGAGATCGCAGTCGAGGTCGCGCAGCTTGCCTTTGGTGACCAGATTTCGGCAGAGCTCGAGCAACTGGATTTTGCTTCCGACGAGGCCCGGCGGCTCGGGCGTTTTGAGATTGCCCGTTACGCCGCCCATGCCATCATGATGCCCTACGGGGCCTTCCAGGCAGCCGCCATGCGCGCCCGGTATGATCTGGATGTGTTGCGTTCGCGTTTCCATGTTTCCTTCGAGCAGGTCGCCAACCGTGTCACCATGCTGCAGCGCCCCGGTACGTCAGGGGTGCCGTTTTTCATGCTCGAGGTCGACAATGCAGGAAACCGGTTCCGGCGCGCCGGCGCGAGAGGGTTTCCGCAGTCGCGCTTCGGCGGCGGCTGCCCCAAGCTCAATATCCATGCCGCGTTCACCCAGCCGGGCCAGATTCTGGTCGATGCCGTCGAAATGCCGGATGGCGCCGAATTCCTGACGATTGCCCGCACGCTTGAGGGGCCGCAGGGCGCTTTCAACGAAAGAGTGCGACGGACAGCGGTCCTGGTCGGCTGCGACATCGGTTTCCGCGACGAAATCATTTATGGCGATACGGTCAAGGGCTCGGCAATCAAGCCTACACAAATCGGGCCGGCCTGCCGGTTGTGCGAAAGACAGGGATGTCTGGCGCGTGCCGAACCGCCGCTCACGCGCCCGTCGGGTCTTGACGAGATGGTCACGGGCCTCAGCGCCTTCGATTTTCAGTAA